Within Longimicrobium sp., the genomic segment AGCGGTCGCGCAGGGCAAAGAGCACGGCCAGGTTCCCCACCTCGTTGTTCTCCAGCGTCTCCCGCGCGGCGGCGAACGACTGCATGGAGAACGGGGCCGACGGGATCTGCGCCAGGTGCACCACGGCGCGCGGGCGGGTGCCCCGAACCAGCTCGTCCACGCAGTCCACCACCCCCGCCTCGATCCCCGCCACGTCGCGCCGCCCGGTGACGCGGCGAAGCTGGCGTATGCGCTCGTTGAAGGGGAGCACCGGGATCGCGCTCTCGTGCCCCGAGGCCGCCACGCGGCGCCGCTTGCTGAGATCGTCGACCGCCAGGATCGGCTCCTTCACGGTCATGGCCAGGTGGGAGGTCAGCGCCCACCCCAGGTATCCGTCCGCCCCAAGTACGATAATGCTCACAACGCCTCCACGGCGCGGCGTGTTGAAATCGTGGAGACGGCGCGGATCTGCCCCCTCTCCTGCGGCGCGCGCCCCGTGAGGGCGGGCACTTCGTCCATCTCCTCCACGATGGAGCCGAGCAGCTCCACCGCGCGGTCGATGTCCGCGTCGTCCGCCCACCAGGGGAAGCCGATCCGCAGCACCTCGACGCCTTCACCCGCGAGGGTCTTCCCCTTCGTCTTGACGCACTTCACCGCGACGCCGCGCTCGGCGAGGGCGCGGTACACGGGGTACACGTCCATCCCCACCAGCTCCAGCGCCACCACCCGCCCGTCCGCCGCCGATGCCGCGGAGACGCGGGCCCGCGCGCCGAGCACCTCCTTCACCCGGGCCTGGAAGCGCTCGCGGATGGGCCGGCCGGGCTGCGCGTGGCACTGGAAGGCGCGGACCGCCGCCGCCAGCCCGGCGATGCGCGAGAAGTCCTGCCCCCCGCGCGGCTCCCAGCGCCCGATGGGGAGGTCCGCGCAGAGCGGCTCGCCGGCGCGGAACGGGCAGGTCCATTCCTCGATCACGTCGTGGCGCAGGTAGAGGAGCCCGCTGCCGTGCGGCCCGCCCAGCCACTTGTGCCCGCTGGCGATGTAGGCGTGGCACCCCAGCGTCGCCACGTCCACCTCGATCTGGCCGAGGGCCTGGGTGCCGTCCACCACCACGATGGGCGAGTCCGGCCGGCGCACCAGCGCGCGGATCTGCGCGCTGAGGTCGCGATTCGTGTCCCAGGTGAGGTGCGAGAGGAAGTACAGCCGCCCCGGAGTGTCGACGATCGCTTCCGGGCTCACCTGCACGAGCTTGAAGCGCGGGTCCGCCGCGAAGGCGCCCACGCCGCCCACGTGCTCGCCGTCGGTGCTGTACACGGCCGCGCCCACCAGGACCCCGGCGAGCGAGTCGGCCAGGCGGTCGATGGTGGCGGTGTGGCCATCCGCGAGGGCCCACTCCCCCGCCGTGCCGCCGAAGACCTCGGCGGCCAGCGGGCGCAGCTCGTCCAGGACGGAGCGCGCCTGGGCATACGCCGCCAGCGGATTGCCGCGAATCCGGCGGCGGAACGCGGCCATGGCGCGCTCCACCGCGGGCAGCGGATCGGTCATCGTCCCCGGGTTGTAGGCGATGGTGGGCCGCATGAGCCCCGCCTCCGTCTCCATCCGCCGGAGCGATTCTAGTTTTCTTTCTCGCATCGGATTTCCTCCCATCGGCCAGGTAAAGGCAAATCAGCGGCCAGATGGTC encodes:
- a CDS encoding aminotransferase class V-fold PLP-dependent enzyme, which translates into the protein MRERKLESLRRMETEAGLMRPTIAYNPGTMTDPLPAVERAMAAFRRRIRGNPLAAYAQARSVLDELRPLAAEVFGGTAGEWALADGHTATIDRLADSLAGVLVGAAVYSTDGEHVGGVGAFAADPRFKLVQVSPEAIVDTPGRLYFLSHLTWDTNRDLSAQIRALVRRPDSPIVVVDGTQALGQIEVDVATLGCHAYIASGHKWLGGPHGSGLLYLRHDVIEEWTCPFRAGEPLCADLPIGRWEPRGGQDFSRIAGLAAAVRAFQCHAQPGRPIRERFQARVKEVLGARARVSAASAADGRVVALELVGMDVYPVYRALAERGVAVKCVKTKGKTLAGEGVEVLRIGFPWWADDADIDRAVELLGSIVEEMDEVPALTGRAPQERGQIRAVSTISTRRAVEAL